One Panicum virgatum strain AP13 chromosome 9K, P.virgatum_v5, whole genome shotgun sequence genomic region harbors:
- the LOC120648842 gene encoding probable protein phosphatase 2C 31: MGNGITKNPCFSGDPYAAAVASDPLPDDSQGHSFTYVPSGAVFDQPPTAAAMASEPSFFSLSGAAISANLATSASMPSFHLFNEMTWPPSTACTFESSRSFAAAPLQPAPPRLSMSGPLQFMSGRFSETSGSTSTISGPPSGRPFMSGPLERSLSISSSARQKSSVSKLIAERRDARSRRHDEGSLLRFLAKTASKLRFGSPRYSRRPQEPAADPMKVSFSDRDYRSPPNGNVEWAQGMAGEDRFHVAVSEEHGWVFVGIYDGFNGPDATDYLFANLYVAVHGELKGVLWDDIQVGDGDDGGCCDQEPTPGNAERPCFAQANGEGVEAKRRRTEGPVPGSNATAMHRNVLRALARALKKTEDAFFAAAEERAEESPELGLMGSCVLVMLMKGTDVYVMNVGDSRAVLARRPEPDLKDVLGKASQDLQQFKAEIMRELEAHDREGLQAVQLTPEHSTAVEEEVRRIKGQHLDDRNAIVNGRVKGKINVTRAFGVGYLKQPKWNSRLLEAFKVNYVGTAPYVSCTPALCHHRISAQDKFLVLSSDGLYQYFTNKEVVDQVEAFTAAQPDGDPAQHLVGELVIRAARKAGMASHELLHIPHGARRHYHDDVSIIVISFEGRIWRSSV, translated from the exons ATGGGTAATGGCATCACCAAGAACCCATGCTTCTCCGGCGACCCCTACGCGGCCGCCGTCGCTTCGGACCCGCTCCCCGACGACAGCCAAGGCCACTCCTTCACCTACGTGCCATCGGGGGCCGTCTTCGACCAGCCCCCGACGGCAGCTGCGATGGCGTCGGAGCCGTCCTTCTTCTCTTTGTCCGGCGCCGCCATCAGCGCCAATCTGGCGACGTCCGCGTCGATGCCGTCGTTCCACCTGTTCAACGAGATGACGTGGCCGCCGTCGACCGCGTGCACCTTCGAGAGCTCGCGGTCCTTCGCTGCCGCGCCGCTCCAGCCAGCACCGCCTAGGCTGTCCATGTCCGGGCCGCTCCAGTTCATGTCCGGCCGTTTCTCCGAGACATCAGGCTCGACGTCCACCATCTCCGGCCCGCCATCGGGCCGCCCATTCATGTCAGGCCCGCTCGAACGCTCCCTGTCCATCTCGTCATCCGCGAGGCAAAAATCAAGCGTGTCAAAGCTCATCGCCGAGCGCCGCGacgcccgctcccgccgccatGACGAGGGATCGCTGCTGCGGTTCTTGGCGAAGACCGCCTCCAAGCTCCGATTCGGGTCGCCGCGCTATAGCCGCCGGCCGCAGGAACCTGCTGCTGATCCGATGAAGGTCTCCTTCAGCGATAGGGACTACCGCTCGCCGCCGAACGGCAATGTGGAGTGGGCTCAGGGCATGGCCGGCGAGGACCGGTTCCATGTCGCGGTGTCCGAGGAGCACGGCTGGGTGTTCGTCGGGATATACGACGGCTTCAACGGCCCCGACGCAACCGATTATCTCTTCGCCAACCTCTACGTCGCTGTGCACGGCGAGCTCAAGGGCGTGCTCTGGGACGACATCcaggtcggcgacggcgacgacggcgggtgCTGCGACCAAGAGCCCACTCCGGGCAATGCCGAGCGCCCCTGTTTCGCGCAAGCGAACGGCGAAGGCGTGGAGGCTAAGCGCAGGCGGACGGAAGGGCCCGTGCCAGGCAGCAACGCCACGGCAATGCACCGCAACGTCCTGCGGGCGCTGGCGCGGGCGCTGAAGAAGACGGAGGACGCCTTcttcgcggcggcggaggagcgcgcgGAGGAGAGCCCGGAGCTGGGGCTGATGGGGTCGTGCGTGCTGGTGATGCTGATGAAGGGCACGGACGTGTACGTGATGAACGTCGGGGACAGCCGGGCGGTgctggcgcggcggccggagcctgACCTCAAGGACGTCCTCGGCAAGGCGTCGCAGGACCTGCAGCAGTTCAAGGCCGAGATCATGCGCGAGCTGGAGGCGCACGACAGGGAAGGCCTGCAGGCCGTGCAGCTCACCCCCGAGCACAGCACGGCGGTCGAGGAG GAGGTGAGGAGGATCAAGGGCCAGCATCTGGATGATCGGAACGCCATCGTCAATGGCCGTGTGAAGGGGAAGATCAACGTCACCAGAGCATTTGGAGTCGGCTACCTGAAGCAG CCCAAGTGGAACAGCAGGCTTCTGGAAGCCTTCAAGGTCAATTACGTTGGCACGGCCCCATACGTCAGCTGCACACCGGCGCTGTGCCACCACCGCATCAGCGCGCAGGACAAGTTCTTGGTGTTGTCATCCGATGGCCTCTACCAGTACTTCACCAACAAGGAGGTGGTGGACCAGGTGGAGGCCTTCACCGCCGCGCAGCCCGACGGCGACCCCGCGCAGCACCTCGTCGGCGAGCTCGTGATCCGCGCCGCGAGGAAGGCCG GCATGGCGTCGCACGAGCTGCTGCACATCCCGCACGGCGCGAGGAGGCACTACCATGACGACGTGTCCATCATCGTGATCTCCTTCGAGGGGAGGATCTGGAGGTCGTCCGTCTAG
- the LOC120652838 gene encoding receptor-like cytoplasmic kinase 176, whose product MGNCAGVEGNAEINPSFSAPNSSGTGSKNSSKNATDTSTFGTKTSGSSSSVPPTPRTETEILESSNVRKFTFSELKGSTRNFRPDSLLGEGGFGSVFKGWMDERTLAPVKPGTGMIVAVKKLKLDSFQGHREWLAEVNYLGQLSHPNLVKLIGYCLEDEQRLLVYEYMPRGSLEHHLFRRGSNYQPLPWNLRMKVALEAARGLAFLHGDQAKVIYRDFKTSNILLDSEYNAKLSDFGLAKDGPSGDKSHVSTRVMGTQGYAAPEYLATGHLTAKSDVYSYGVVLLELLSGQRALDKNRPPGQHNLVEWARPYITNKRRVIHVLDSRLGSQYSLPAAQKTAALALQCLSMDARCRPGMDQVVTVLEGLQDTKSAVRSGK is encoded by the exons ATGGGGAACTGCGCCGGCGTGGAGGGGAACGCCGAGATCAACCCTTCCTTCAGTGCCCCCAATTCGTCAG GGACCGGTTCTAAGAACAGCAGCAAGAATGCAACCGACACCAGCACCTTTGGTACCAAGACATCCGGCTCTTCATCGTCGGTGCCACCTACTCCTCGTACGGAGACAGAAATTCTGGAATCATCAAATGTCCGAAAGTTCACCTTCAGTGAGCTGAAAGGCTCCACAAGGAACTTCAGACCGGACAGCCTTCTCGGGGAGGGAGGCTTTGGCTCGGTGTTCAAGGGATGGATGGATGAGCGCACGCTTGCACCTGTGAAACCAGGCACTGGGATGATTGTCGCAGTGAAGAAGCTTAAGCTCGACAGCTTCCAAGGGCACAGAGAATGGCTG GCTGAGGTAAATTACCTAGGGCAGTTGTCCCACCCTAATCTTGTGAAACTTATTGGGTACTGCTTGGAGGATGAACAACGGCTTCTTGTGTATGAGTACATGCCAAGAGGGAGCTTAGAGCATCATCTTTTCAGGA GAGGGTCGAACTACCAACCGCTCCCATGGAACTTACGGATGAAAGTTGCACTTGAGGCGGCCAGAGGCCTTGCTTTCCTGCACGGCGACCAGGCCAAAGTTATCTACCGTGATTTCAAGACCTCCAATATTCTTCTCGACTCG GAGTACAATGCAAAATTGTCTGATTTCGGTTTGGCAAAAGATGGTCCAAGTGGTGATAAAAGTCATGTCTCTACTAGGGTCATGGGGACACAAGGATATGCTGCCCCTGAATATCTTGCAACAG GCCATTTGACCGCGAAGAGCGATGTGTACAGCTACGGTGTTGTTCTTCTGGAGTTGTTGTCTGGGCAGCGTGCTCTGGACAAGAACCGCCCACCTGGCCAGCACAACCTGGTGGAGTGGGCTAGGCCTTACATCACCAACAAGAGGAGGGTGATCCATGTCTTGGACTCGCGGTTGGGTTCCCAGTATTCCCTTCCCGCGGCGCAGAAGACCGCAGCCCTAGCACTGCAATGCTTGTCGATGGACGCACGATGCAGGCCTGGCATGGATCAGGTTGTGACCGTGTTGGAAGGCCTTCAAGACACCAAGAGTGCAGTGAGATCTGGCAAGTAG
- the LOC120652840 gene encoding uncharacterized protein LOC120652840, with the protein MQDRMRRQGQYGESDINSMVAAQLHHYQAQQRVQQHPENSYTGRDPAQAPGEHQYTPPKVRQSQWDRGGPDMPSQVPSYAYKEGQSAAGSQSFYDGQRSDPKVGLEKQPSKETRDQARTDRTETRYDDYNLPRTFEGLEQSFHEDIMMLSKELQDAEDAENSRHMERLKEINTRYQEKLLALRARQANYRDEFLRKESLARQQQYQQASMSHYANNSVAGEQHGYHPTALPGEQHGYHPAPAAATPAAAAGGAYGEAHRGYASGHGQYESFTDRPDYPDFHGGGRGRGRGFEHRSQYPGGRAYSSGGRRF; encoded by the exons ATGCAGGATAGAATGAGGCGACAGGGACAATACGGTGAATCAGACATCAATTCCATGGTTGCTGCCCAGTTGCATCACTACCAAGCACAGCAAAGGGTGCAGCAACACCCTGAGAACAGCTATACTGGAAGAGATCCTGCGCAAGCTCCTGGGGAGCACCAGTACACTCCCCCGAAGGTGAGGCAGAGTCAATGGGATCGAGGTGGACCAGACATGCCAAGCCAGGTTCCATCATATGCATATAAGGAAG GTCAAAGTGCTGCGGGTTCACAGTCCTTTTACGATGGACAGAGATCTGATCCAAAGGTTGGTCTAGAAAAGCAGCCCAGCAAGGAAACAAGGGACCAGGCTCGTACAGATAGGACTGAAACAAGATACGATGATTATAATCTTCCTCGGACATTTGAAGGTCTAGAGCAAAGTTTTCATGAGGACATCATGATGCTATCCAAGGAACTACAGGATGCTGAGGATGCTGAAAATTCTAGACACATGGAG AGATTGAAGGAGATAAATACACGGTACCAGGAGAAACTATTAGCACTTCGGGCTCGGCAAGCAAACTATAGAGATGAATTCCTGCGTAAGGAATCTTTGGCACGCCAGCAGCAATACCAGCAGGCCAGCATGAGCCATTATGCCAATAACTCTGTGGCTGGGGAGCAGCATGGTTATCACCCAACAGCTTTGCCTGGCGAGCAGCATGGTTATCatccagcaccagcagcagccacaCCTGCCGCTGCAGCTGGAGGTGCTTATGGAGAAGCTCATCGGGGTTATGCTTCTGGCCATGGCCAGTATGAATCCTTCACTGATAGACCAGATTACCCAGATTTCCATGGTGGCGGCAGAGGTCGGGGTCGTGGTTTTGAACACCGTAGCCAATACCCTGGTGGCCGTGCTTATAGTTCTGGTGGCCGAAGATTTTAG